A genomic region of Miscanthus floridulus cultivar M001 chromosome 3, ASM1932011v1, whole genome shotgun sequence contains the following coding sequences:
- the LOC136544446 gene encoding uncharacterized protein has protein sequence MCGTPVGVDNTSRRKFDKGEYLERARQSEQREKDEARKGKERGPPVQRQPLKHRDYEVDLDSRLGKTQVVTPIAPLNQQAGYYCSVCECVVKDSANYLDHINGKKHQRALCMSMRVERASLEQVQKRFEALKKRKDPSAFTEQGEKEKKTT, from the exons ATGTGTGGAACT CCAGTCGGTGTCGACAATACTTCTAGGAGGAAATTTGATAAGGGAGAGTACTTGGAGAGAGCTCGACAGAGTGAGCAGCGGGAGAAG GATGAAGCCCGGAAAGGCAAGG AAAGGGGTCCTCCTGTGCAAAGACAGCCTTTGAAGCACAGAGACTATGAAGTTGATCTTGATTCTCGTCTTGGCAAGACTCAG GTGGTGACCCCGATTGCACCGTTGAATCAGCAG GCTGGGTACTACTGTTCTGTATGTGAATGTGTTGTTAAAGATTCAGCCAACTATTTGGATCACATAAATGGCAAGAAGC ATCAGAGAGCGCTGTGCATGTCTATGCGTGTTGAAAGGGCATCACTTGAACAG GTTCAGAAAAGGTTTGAGGCGCTTAAGAAAAGGAAGGACCCAAGCGCCTTTACTGAACAAGGCGAGAAAGAAAAAAAGACAACATGA